GATCTTGAGAATGTCTGTCTCATTTTAAtcattctgagcctcagtttccgtATCTGTCAATTAGAGTAAGAGTCCCTGGCTGGGTGCCCAGGATTGTGAGAACATACCGTTCAGAGCCATAAAAATGCAATCAGTACCAATAATGTACTAGTACCAGTACCTAGGATGCAAAACATCCTAGATACTAGATGTCCTAACTTAAAGTGGAAACATTAACAAGAGTAATGCTTTGAATCATCAAACTGGGAATATTTTAGGAAGCATATCTATCTGGGTGAAAATTAAGCAAATAAGACAATTGTAAAGGCTTGTGGTCTCAGGAATACAAAGGCAAAAATGCGCAGACTTGAAATATGACAAGTTCTAGTTTTGTCGCTTAGCAtctctgtgaccttggataatTTCTTAACCCCTGGcagtattctcatctgtaaaatgggaataatgacatGCACTTCAGTGGGCTGTGGTGAAGATTATTACAAATAGAAATTAGCTCTTTTGAGCCACTGGTGGGGTTTAAATTCCCAGCCCTTATGTGCTTTGCAGCTGTTAGTTCCTCTTATTACAATTGTCTATTTAAAAACCTAGTCACAGCCcggtgcagtagctcacgtctgtaatcccaacactttgggaggccaaagcaggagcattgcttgagctcaggcattcgacatcagcctaggcaacatagtgagaccctctcatctctacaaaaagcaaaaaattagccagtgatgcatggctgtagtcccagctattctgagggctgaagttggaggattgcttgagcccaggaggtcaaggctgcagtgggcagtgATCATGCcgctacactctagcctggatgacagagcaagaacctgtctccaaaaaagaaaggaaggaaggaaggaaggaaggaaggaaggaaggaaggaaggaagaaaaaaagaaagaaagaaagaaagaaagaaagaaagaaagaaagaaagaaagaaagaaagaaagaaagagaaagagaagggagggagggagggaggggagagaaagaaaaaggaaggaaggaaggaacagagagagagagagagaaagacctaGTCACCAAAAgcaagagattttttaaatgctacTATTTTTTGGGCATTTACTAATCATATTGCTATGCTCTGCACCCATGCtaagtaatttaaataaattatctcatGTACTCCTCTAAAACTAATTACTGCTGTGTAAATGGAGGTAGAAAGAAACTAAGCTTTATTTCTGCCTCTATTGTTTCTTTAACCTGCCTTGCTTCCTTTTTCAGTTGCACCTAATTGGCTgtacttttagttttcttttaaactgCCTTAAATTTTAAAGACTAAAGCAGCAATAACTaactgaatatatttatataacatgttattttTGTCATGTTGCTTTCCACCCCTGGAGACCTGCTCTAAATTCACTTGGAAGTTTGAGGATAAATCATGCTCACtagcagtttctgaaaatgcaGTTTCACTGAAAATACAGGCATCCAGAAATTTAGTAAGCAACTTAAAAGAAAGTATAAGAATCTCCTATGTattcattgaaaaataatttgaatttatgcttagaaaaatagaattattattaAGAAATCTTACACACTCatttttgtaaatatcttcactaaGGACCAATTGTATGTATGGTGTAACACTGTCCTCAAAGAACATGCCGGGAGAATTGTTGCAGCTACCAGAGGGTTACATTTGGCAAACCCTTTTTTATTAACGTGCCTTTTAATTATGAAATAGCATACTCACCTTCgataaaatttgaaaaccattTTTGTAAAGTGGTGCAATATTGAAGAAAGTTGATAATTTTCAGACCAGATTTAAGCCTCAAATCTACCTCTCTTTTACCTGGACAACTCATTAGCATTTCTGAACCTCACATTTTTTCTATAAAGTGAGAATACTATATTATAGAGTTGTCGTCAGTTAAATGAGAACAGTGTCTGATCATAACTAGTCAACAAATGTTCACAACTCTTCCCCTCCTAGGAAAAGAATCTCAAGGCAGACCTGCTTCGGGTCTGCTCTGTAAAGAGGTAGGAATCCTCTGCTCCCAGTAAACTGCTTCCTAACCTCCTTTGGTAAGagactattttttaataaaggtgATGGATCATTTCCCATTATACACTCAAAATGTGTGTACCCATTTCAGGGCAGTCATGGATGACCATTGCCCATCTTTTGACCCCAGATTAAGAACACCTGCTGTAGTATTTTAATTCTGCCTTCAAATCCTCTTACAAAACAAAgacatctttaaaaaacaaaattctttagGTGTCTTGCAGTTGAATGCAGGAAAACCAGAGCCCCTTATTTTTGATAGTTTTGGGAAGAATGCAGTGTCAGAACACAAACCCATAATAGACAATTAAATAATTTGCACAGAAACTTCATAAAAGTATTGACCTGATTTGCCATGTATTTGCCACCTTTTAAAACACACAACTAAATGTTTACCCTGTGTCTAGATCCAAATGGGTGAAGAAAAAATGAGTGACAATACATCTACTTAAGCTCACTTACATAATTGTGGCCATACCGTTTTTTTCACATTACATTATTAGAACATTGGACAATAAGTCAAGAAACAGAATGTtctacaaaataaactttaaaaattggtaAGCATCATGTGCTTTTTCcagaagacattttattttgttgaatcAAAGGTGGGCTCTTTGGCACTGAGCAGCTCCGTGGAGTCATGGCAGTCCTCATTCCCTAATCCTGAGCCTGCCTGAGTCGCTGCTGGCAGTCATCCACTTGTTGGGATTTCAAACTGTATTAAATCCCCTCCTATAGCTGTCACTGCCAAGCAGTTGCACTGGCTCTGTCCTACCTTTCTgttggtaattctgtttttaatcctATGCTTCAGTGTAGTTTACATAAATCTTTACAGAGGGATAAAACTTCCTGTAATTAATTGTTTGGGTGAACGTGTACCTGGGAGAGCTATTGGGAAAGGGGCCAAATTTGCATTCCAGCTCCTTTCATCCCCACCCTTGAGCTAACCAAGTCCTGTGGATTCTTCCCTTAGCATCTCTGgaaccttcttttcttttcttttttttatgaccACCTTTCCAGTCCTGGCCCTTCAAACTTGAGTGACAGCAACAGTCTCCCTGCCTTGagtctctttcctccttctcccagTTTGCATACGGTTGTCAAACTCATCTTGATAAACTACTGCATCGATTGTGGCTACACTTCCCTGCTCCCACATCTTCCATAGACCCCactgtctgtaaaataatatTCAGTCTGGCCTCAACCTGTctttccagcctcggtgacacagGTCTATTCTGCCTGAGACACTCTGCTTGTTCCTGGGGCTTTGACACATTTCCAACGTCCCTTTGTTCTTCCTCTCCAAATCAGCCAATTGCCCAAGCCCTGCTCAAATCTCCCACCTCATGAAGCCTTCTTGATGCCTTCCAGCACACCATGATCTAATTTCCTGAAGTAATTATGCTAATTGGGCATTTGAAGAATTGTTAACCGATTATCAACTAACTGCCCCTTAACATTGCATGTGTAGTTGTCTTCAAAGGCAGTTAAATTATGTCATGTTCCTTACATTGTACTGAGTGCCTCGTATCCTTATCCATGTTTGGGGGTTTTACTTTAAGTCAAGAAATTTAATCACATCCATTTGGTTTTCTCTAGAGCTGTAGTTCTCAACCTTTTGTGTGGTAGAGAAACACCTAGAgaacatgtttaaaaatatccTGGGTTCCACCCTTGAGAGATAATAAGGTCCAAGGGGAACCCAAATATCTGTGTTTCAGGTCAGCTTATTGGCTCATCCTATTATACCAACTCctcggaaggccaaggtgggtggattcctttatctcaggtgttcaagaccagcctgggcaatatagtgagactccatctcttaaaaaaaaagaaaaaaaaaaaaaaaggattagccgagtgtggtggcatgaacctgtggtcccagctacttaagaggctgaggcagacagattgcttgagcctgggaagtcgaagctgcggtgagccatgatcatgccactgcactccagcctgggtgacagagcaagaccctgtctcaaaaaaataaaaatgaaaaaaatctgtgtttcCAAGttccaagtgatgctgatgctgctggttgcCTTTAAGCATCTCACAAAGAACGAACTCATAAATGCTAATACAGTATATGTCTATGGATACTGAATagtggttttttttctcttttcttctattctgtgcTCATGTTGTGTCACTTCTTCCTTTTAGATTGACTTTGAAGATGTGATTGCAGAACCAGAAGGGACACACAGTTTCGACGGCATTTGGAAGGCCAGCTTCACCACCTTCACTGTGACGAAATACTGGTTTTACCGCTTGCTGTCTGCCCTCTTTGGCATCCCGATGGCGCTCATCTGGGGCATTTACTTCGCCATTCTCTCTTTCCTGCACATCTGGGCAGTTGTACCATGCATTAAGAGCTTCCTGATTGAGATTCAGTGCATCAGCCGTGTCTATTCCATCTACGTCCACACCGTCTGTGACCCACTCTTTGAAGCTGTTGGGAAAATATTCAGCAATGTCCGCATCAACTtgcagaaagaaatataaatgacatTTCAAGGATAGAAGTatacctgattttttttccttttaattttcctgGTGCCAATTTCAAGTTCCAAGTTGCTAATACAGCAACAATTTATGAATTGAATTATCTTGgttgaaaacaaaaagattacTTTCTCAGTTTTCATAAGTATTATGTCTCTTCTGAGCTATTTCATCTATTTTTGGCagtctgaatttttaaaacccatttaaatttttttccttaccTTTTTATTTGCATGTGGATCAACCATCGCTTTATTGGCTGAGATATGAACATATTGTTGAAAGGTAATTTGAGAGAAATATGAAGaactgaggaggaaaaaaaaaaaaggaaagcaccaACAACCTCAACTGCCTACTCCAAAATGTTGGTCATTTTATGTTAAGGGAAGAATTCCAGGGTATGGCCATGGAGTGTACAAGTATGTGGGCAGATTTTCAGCAAACTCTTTTCCCACTGTTTAAGGAGTTAGTGGATTACTGCCATTCACTTCATAATCCAGTAGGATCCAGTGATCCTTACAAGTTAGAAAACATAATCTTCTGCCTTCTCATGATCCAACTAATGCCTTACTCTTCTTGAAATTTTAAcctatgatattttctgtgcctGAATATTTGTTACGTAGATAACAAGACCTCAGTGCCTTCctgtttttcacattttccttttcaaataggGTCTAACTCAGCAACTCGCTTTAGGTCAGCAGCCTCCCTGAAGACCAAAATTAGAATATCCATGACCTAGTTTTCCATGCGTGTTTCTGACTCTGAGCTACAGAGTCTGGTGAAGCTCACTTCTGGGCTTCATCTGGCAACATCTTTATCCATAGTGGGTATGGTTGACACTAGCCCAATGAAATGAATTAAAGTGGACCAACAGGGCTGAGCCCTCTGTGGGCTGGCAGTCCTGGAAGCCAGCTTTCCCTGCCTCTCATCAGCTGAATGAGGTCAGCATGTCTATTCAGCTTCGTTTATTTTCAAGAATAATCACGCTTTCCTGAATCCAAACTAATCCATCACCAGGGTGGTTTAGTGGCTCAACATTGTGTTCCCGTTTCAGCTGATCAGTGGGCCTCCAGGGAGGGGCTGTAAAATGGAGGCCATTGTGTGAGCCTATCAGAGTTGCTGCAAACCTGACCCCTGCTCAGTAAAGCACTTGCAACCGTCTGTTATGCTGTGACACAtggcccctccccctgccaggagCTTTGGAACTAATCCAAGCATCCCTTTGCCCAGAAAGAAGATGGGGGAGGAGGcagtaataaaaagaatgaagtattttGCTGGAATAAGTTCAAATTCTTCTGAACTCAAACTGAGGAATTTCACCTGTAAACCTGAGTCATACAGAAAGCTGCCTGGTATATCCAAAAGCTTTTTATTCCTCCTGCTCATATTGTGATTCTGCCTTTGGGGACTTTTCTTAAACCTtcagttatgattttttttttcatacacttATTGGAACTCTGCTTGATTTTTGCCTCTTCCAGTCTTCCTGACACTTTAATTACCAACCTGTTACCTACTTTGACTTTTTGCATTTAAAACAGACACTGGCATGGATATAGTTTTACTTTTAAACTGTGTACATAACTGAAAATGTGCTATACtgcatactttttaaatgtaaagatatgtttatctttatatgaagaaaatcacTTAGGAAATGGCTTTGTGATTCAATCTGTAAACTGTGTATTCCAAGACATGTCTGTTCTACATAGATGCTTAGTCCCTCATGCAAATCAATTACTGGTCCAAAAGATTGCTGAAATTTTGTATGCTTACtgatatattttacaattttttatcaTGCATGTCCTGTAAAGGTTACAAGCCTgcacaataaaaatgtttaacgGTTAAAGAgtcagctttattattttttcccaaaacagGTGTTTATGTGTCAGAGTCTGTGTATGTCTATGTATTTGTATGTAATGAGCATGTgcatagtgtgtgtatgtgtttgtatgtgtttgtGGGGGGTAATGGTCTCCcactttaaaattattacaaagtcaCTTAGGATATTTCTGCTAAGGTCATCACCATTTATGAGTTGCTTCAGATAAAAGTTATAATTAATAACAAAGTTTTTTTAGCAATTTGCCCAATGTTTTATATGTCATCTAATTTGAGCCCCCAGCAAGCTTGTGTGATGGATATTAATACTCTTAACTTAGTGAAAGACACAATTTGCATTCGGGGCCAATGCCTTCAACTTTGCCATGCCTTAACTGGGTTTTAAAGAGGTATATTGCAGTCTCAATTTATGTTTGTTGCTTGGCTAAGTTTACCTTCAGGACTCctatattagggttctccagagaaacaaaaccaataggagATAGATGGagatagacagatatagatagatagatagatagatagatagatagatagatagatagatagatgatagatagatgatagatacatagatagagatGATAAAGATAGAGAGATgaagatagagatagatagagatGGACATGGAGATGGAGATAGagagatgaaaatatatatgtagagagagagatggagatagAGATATATAGGGACAGATAGACACAGAGATagaaatagagatagagatatatagagatatatagagacAGATAGAAATAGAGGTATATATAGAGATGGAGCTACAGATAGAGATAGATGGAGATGATGAGAAAGAGGTAGATGGAGGGATATAGATGGAGATGACAGGGGTAGAGCTAGAGATAGATGGAGATGATAGAGATACAGAGCAAGAGCTTTATTATAAGGAACTGGcttacatgattatggaggctgacaagttCCCAAATCTGCAGGGTGAGTCAGCAAGCTGGGAACCCAAGAGAGCTGATGATGTAGTTCCAGTCCAACATCAGCAGGCTCAAGAGCCAGGAAAAGCTGCTATTTTAGACcaagtccaaaggcaggaaaaaaattcaatgttCCAGTTTGAAGGCAGTCAAGCAGAAGGAATTCTCTCTTACTTGgtggtcagggtcagggtcagctTATTCTATGCaagccttcaactgattagacGAGGCCCACCCAGATTAGGGAGGGCAATCTGCCTTACTCCGTCtatcaatttaaatgttaatcttatccaAAAGCACCCTCAAAGAAACATTCAGAATAATATGTGACCAAACATATGGACACCCTatgacccagtcaagttgacacaaaaaGTCAATCATCACAGCTTCCAATCCAGTTCCATCTACAAAAATAACTATATAGCTTTGGACAACTTTTAT
This genomic interval from Gorilla gorilla gorilla isolate KB3781 chromosome 6, NHGRI_mGorGor1-v2.1_pri, whole genome shotgun sequence contains the following:
- the CAV1 gene encoding caveolin-1 isoform X2, whose amino-acid sequence is MADELSEKQVYDAHTKEIDLVNRDPKHLNDDVVKIDFEDVIAEPEGTHSFDGIWKASFTTFTVTKYWFYRLLSALFGIPMALIWGIYFAILSFLHIWAVVPCIKSFLIEIQCISRVYSIYVHTVCDPLFEAVGKIFSNVRINLQKEI
- the CAV1 gene encoding caveolin-1 isoform X1; protein product: MSGGKYVDSEGHLYTVPIREQGNIYKPNNKAMADELSEKQVYDAHTKEIDLVNRDPKHLNDDVVKIDFEDVIAEPEGTHSFDGIWKASFTTFTVTKYWFYRLLSALFGIPMALIWGIYFAILSFLHIWAVVPCIKSFLIEIQCISRVYSIYVHTVCDPLFEAVGKIFSNVRINLQKEI